One window of Nicotiana tomentosiformis chromosome 11, ASM39032v3, whole genome shotgun sequence genomic DNA carries:
- the LOC104098123 gene encoding calcium-dependent protein kinase 8-like, with amino-acid sequence MGNCCVTPGKSSEKKKNKKKNKPNPFAIDYGATQSSAEGDGNKLVVLKDPTGHNINEKYDLGCELGRGEFGVTYLCTDVDTGEKYACKSISKKKLRTAVDIDDVRREVEIMKHLPKHPNIVTLRDTYEDDSAVHIVMELCEGGELFDRIVARGHYTERAAAGIMRTIVEVVQMCHRHGVMHRDLKPENFLFGNKKETAPLKAIDFGLSVFFKPGEHFNEIVGSPYYMAPEVLKRNYGPEVDVWSAGVILYILLCGVPPFWAETEQGVAQAIIRSVVDFKRDPWPKVSDNAKDLVKKMLDPDPTRRLTAQQVLEHTWLQNIKKAPNVSLGETVKARLKQFSVMNKLKKRALTVIAEFLSAEEVAGMKEAFDQMDTGKKGKINLGELKIGLQKLGHQIPDADLQILMEAADVDRDGCLNYAEFVAVSVHLRKMANDEHLHKAFSFFDRNQSGYIEIEELRSALSDEDDGNSEEVINAIMHDVDTDKDGRISYEEFAAMMKAGTDWRKASRQYSRERFNSLSLKLMRDGSLQLGNEAK; translated from the exons ATGGGAAATTGCTGTGTGACACCTGGTAAATCTtctgagaaaaagaagaacaagaagaagaacaAACCAAACCCTTTTGCTATTGATTATGGGGCAACTCAATCATCAGCTGAAGGTGATGGAAACAAGCTTGTTGTGTTAAAAGATCCAACAGGGCACaatattaatgaaaaatatgatctTGGTTGTGAGCTCGGAAGAGGGGAATTTGGGGTTACATATTTATGTACTGATGTTGACACAGGGGAGAAATATGCTTGTAAATCGATATCGAAGAAGAAACTTAGGACAGCTGTAGATATTGATGATGTTAGGAGAGAGGTTGAGATTATgaagcatttgcctaagcatccTAATATTGTTACCTTAAGGGATACTTATGAGGATGATAGCGCAGTGCACATTGTGATGGAACTTTGTGAGGGTGGTGAGTTGTTCGATCGGATTGTTGCTAGAGGACACTATACAGAGAGAGCAGCAGCTGGTATTATGAGGACTATAGTCGAAGTTGTCCAG ATGTGTCACAGGCATGGAGTAATGCATCGTGATCTCAAACCCGAGAACTTTCTCTTTGGTAACAAAAAAGAAACAGCTCCACTGAAGGCTATTGACTTTGGGTTGTCGGTGTTTTTTAAACCTG GGGAACACTTTAATGAGATAGTGGGAAGTCCTTATTACATGGCTCCAGAGGTCCTAAAACGCAATTATGGCCCGGAGGTTGATGTGTGGAGTGCTGGAGTTAttctttatattcttctctgcGGTGTTCCACCTTTCTGGGCAG AGACTGAACAAGGAGTCGCCCAAGCAATTATTCGCTCTGTAGTTGATTTCAAGAGAGATCCATGGCCTAAGGTTTCTGATAATGCAAAGGATCTTGTAAAGAAGATGCTTGATCCAGATCCAACTCGACGGCTCACAGCTCAGCAAGTTCTTG AGCATACTTGGTTACAAAATATAAAGAAAGCACCAAACGTCTCATTGGGTGAGACTGTCAAAGCAAGGCTCAAACAATTTTCAGTTATGAACAAGCTCAAGAAAAGAGCTTTAACG GTTATCGCGGAGTTTTTGTCAGCGGAGGAAGTGGCTGGAATGAAGGAAGCATTTGACCAGATGGATACAGGAAAGAAAGGCAAGATTAACCTTGGAGAACTTAAAATTGGTCTTCAAAAGCTGGGCCATCAGATTCCTGATGCCGATCTTCAGATTCTCATGGAAGCC GCTGATGTTGATAGAGATGGATGTTTAAATTACGCGGAGTTTGTCGCTGTATCGGTTCATCTAAGGAAAATGGCAAATGATGAGCACCTGCACAAAGCGTTTTCATTTTTTGACAGAAATCAGAGTGGCTACATAGAAATCGAGGAGCTGCGCAGTGCCTTGAGTGATGAGGATGATGGCAACAGTGAGGAAGTCATCAATGCCATTATGCATGATGTTGACACTGACAAG GATGGTCGCATTAGTTACGAAGAATTTGCTGCAATGATGAAGGCTGGAACGGATTGGAGAAAAGCATCGAGACAGTATTCTCGTGAACGTTTCAATAGTCTCAGCTTAAAATTGATGAGGGACGGCTCATTACAACTTGGAAACGAGGCTAAATGA
- the LOC104098124 gene encoding uncharacterized protein, translated as MVGFHVIRIARRFSRCSAFGSFLKVGCRSYNTATRNRAGVLFPSNSLNALLACTSGTSHDPLSRCHFSRVLRHEQYCTTAGNEEKQTISVTFVDKDGEEKHIKVPVGMSMLEAAHENDIELEGACEGSLACSTCHVIVMDVDYYNKLEDPTDEENDMLDLAFGLTETSRLGCQVIAKPELDGLRLALPAATRNFAVDGYKPKPH; from the exons ATGGTCGGCTTCCATGTCATCCGAATCGCCCGTCGCTTTTCTCGATGCTCt GCTTTTGGATCATTTTTGAAAGTAGGGTGTAGGAGTTACAACACAGCAACGAGGAATCGAGCTGGGGTTTTGTTTCCATCGAATTCCTTAAATG CACTGCTAGCTTGTACCTCAGGGACATCACATGATCCTCTGTCGAGATGTCATTTTTCGCGGGTCCTG AGGCATGAACAATATTGCACTACTGCAGGGAACGAGGAAAAGCAAAC AATATCAGTAACCTTTGTTGACAAGGATGGAGAAGAGAAGCATATCAAGGTCCCTGTTGGAATGTCTATGTTAGAAGCTGCACATGAAAATGACATCGAGCTCGAAG GAGCATGTGAAGGGTCACTTGCCTGTTCCACCTGTCATGTGATTGTTATG GATGTGGACTACTACAACAAGCTAGAAGATCCAACAGACGAAGAAAATGATATGTTGGATCTTGCTTTTGGCCTCACAGAGAC GTCTCGTCTAGGTTGTCAAGTAATTGCAAAACCTGAACTTGATGGACTTCGGTTAGCTCTTCCTGCAGCCACAAGAAACTTTGCTGTTGATGGCTATAAGCCGAAACCACATTAG